One segment of Thermosynechococcus sp. HN-54 DNA contains the following:
- the cysW gene encoding sulfate ABC transporter permease subunit CysW, whose translation MRSVKPSPTQENPWLHALLIVIAIGYLALVLLMPAANVLFQAFHKGVMPFLENLLEPDFLHAAWLTFALALVVVPLNTIFGLCAAWAIARHRFLGRTLLLSIIDLPFSISPVVAGLMLVLVYGRNGWFGGLLQALDIRVIFSFPGMVLATALVSLPFVAREVIPVLEEIGTEQEEAAKTLGANEWQTFWRVTLPNIRWGLLYGVLLTNARVMGEFGAVAVVSGNVAGLTQTLPLFVEDAYKNYNTESAYAAAVILGLLALVTLVVKEILERKTGIKSNP comes from the coding sequence ATGCGAAGTGTTAAACCCTCGCCCACGCAGGAGAACCCGTGGCTGCATGCCCTTTTAATTGTCATTGCCATCGGCTATCTTGCCCTTGTGCTTTTGATGCCGGCGGCCAATGTCCTTTTCCAAGCCTTTCACAAGGGAGTCATGCCCTTTTTGGAAAATTTGCTGGAACCGGATTTTCTCCATGCGGCGTGGCTGACGTTTGCCCTTGCCTTGGTAGTGGTGCCCCTAAACACGATCTTTGGCCTCTGTGCCGCTTGGGCGATCGCCCGCCATCGCTTTCTGGGACGCACCCTCTTGCTTAGCATTATTGACTTACCTTTTTCCATCTCCCCCGTTGTTGCCGGACTGATGCTGGTGCTCGTCTATGGCCGCAATGGCTGGTTTGGGGGCTTGCTGCAAGCTTTAGATATTCGCGTTATTTTCTCTTTTCCGGGGATGGTGCTGGCAACAGCTCTCGTGAGTTTGCCCTTTGTGGCGCGAGAAGTCATCCCTGTGCTGGAGGAAATCGGCACTGAGCAGGAGGAAGCCGCAAAAACTCTTGGAGCCAATGAGTGGCAAACCTTTTGGCGAGTCACGCTCCCCAATATCCGCTGGGGTCTGCTCTATGGGGTCTTGTTGACTAATGCGCGAGTGATGGGGGAGTTTGGTGCTGTGGCAGTTGTCTCTGGCAATGTGGCAGGTCTGACGCAAACCCTGCCCCTCTTTGTCGAAGACGCCTACAAAAACTACAACACGGAGTCGGCCTACGCAGCAGCAGTGATCCTTGGTTTGCTCGCCCTCGTGACGCTGGTGGTGAAGGAAATTTTGGAGCGGAAAACAGGGATCAAGTCCAACCCCTAG
- a CDS encoding magnesium chelatase subunit H has translation MFTHVKSTIRHIAPAALNGRSLLRVVYVVLEAQYQSALSAAVRSINDTHPQVAIEISGYLLEELRNPENYAAFCEDVARANVFIASLIFIEDLADKVVEAVQPYRDRLDVAVVFPSLPQVMRLNKMGSFSLAQIGQSKSVIANFMKKRKEKSGAGFQDAMLKLLRTLPQVLKYLPIDKAQDARNFMLSFQYWLGGSPENLQNFLLMLADRYVFKGQQTSNLSYQEPVTYPDTGIWHPLAPQMFEDLKEYLNWFNSRRDIGADLKDPLVPTIGLLLQRTHLVTGDDAHYVAIVQEFESQGARVIPVFSGGLDFSTPLEKFFYDPINPEKPVVDTVVSLTGFALVGGPAKQDHAKAVAALKKLNRPYMVALPLVFQTTEEWEESDLGLHPIQVALQIALPELDGAIEPIILSGRDGMTGKAIALQDRVEMIVQRALKWANLRRKPKVQKKVAITIFSFPPDKGNVGTAAYLDVFGSIYKVMEALKNNGYDVQDMPESAEALMQEILHDARAQVGSPELNIAYRMSVPEYERLTPYAKRLEENWGKPPGHLNSDGQNLLIYGKTYGNVFIGVQPTFGYEGDPMRLLFSRSASPHHGFAAYYTFLNHIWQADAVLHFGTHGSLEFMPGKQMGMSGDCYPDNLIGCIPNLYYYAANNPSEATIAKRRSYANTISYLTPPAENAGLYKGLRELSDLIGSYQTLKDSGRGVQIVNTIMDKCRMVNLDQDVALPDKDAADLSAEERDTLVGKVYIKLMEIESRLLPCGLHVIGKPPTTEEAVATLVNIASLDRSEDGIKSLPRLIAESLGRDIDEIYQNSDRGVLADVELLRQINEATRAAVSALVQAQADADGRVSRVSKLNFFNMGRKEPWIESLHGAGYTQVDAAALKPLMEYLEFCLQQIVADNELGALLQALEGEYILPGPGGDPIRNPDVLPTGKNIHALDPQAIPTAAAVQSAKVVVDRLLARQKAENNNQWPETIAMVLWGTDNIKTYGESLAQVLWLVGARPLPDSLGRVNKVELIPLEELGRPRIDVVVNCSGVFRDLFINQMALIDRAIKMAAEADEPLELNFIRKHALQQASELGIDLRQAATRVFTNASGSYAANVNLAVENSSWEQESELQDMYLSRKSFAFSADSPGTMQQARELFETALKTVDVTFQNLDSSEISLTDVSHYFDSDPTKLVAALRGDGKQPKAYIADTTTANAQVRTLSETVRLDSRTKLLNPKWYEGMLSHGYEGVREISKRLVNTMGWSATAGAVDNWVYEEANATFILDEQMRQRLLNTNPHSFRKMVSTFLELHGRGYWETSEANLELLRQLYQEVEDKIEGVE, from the coding sequence ATGTTCACCCACGTCAAGTCCACAATTCGGCATATCGCGCCAGCGGCGTTAAATGGGCGATCGCTGTTGCGAGTAGTGTATGTGGTACTTGAAGCCCAATACCAGAGCGCGCTGTCGGCAGCGGTTCGCAGCATTAACGACACCCATCCACAGGTGGCCATTGAAATCAGTGGCTATCTCCTTGAGGAACTGCGCAATCCCGAAAATTATGCCGCCTTCTGTGAGGACGTGGCGCGGGCGAATGTATTCATTGCCTCCCTGATTTTCATTGAGGACTTAGCGGATAAAGTCGTCGAAGCCGTCCAGCCCTATCGTGATCGCCTTGATGTGGCAGTTGTCTTCCCCTCACTGCCCCAGGTAATGCGCCTCAACAAGATGGGCAGTTTTTCCTTGGCTCAAATTGGCCAATCCAAGAGCGTCATTGCCAACTTCATGAAGAAGCGCAAGGAGAAATCCGGCGCTGGCTTCCAAGATGCCATGCTCAAACTCCTGCGAACCCTGCCCCAAGTCCTGAAGTACCTCCCCATTGACAAGGCTCAGGATGCCCGCAACTTCATGCTCAGCTTCCAGTATTGGCTGGGGGGGTCACCCGAGAATCTGCAAAACTTCCTGCTGATGCTGGCCGATCGCTACGTCTTCAAAGGTCAGCAAACCAGCAACCTCAGCTACCAAGAACCCGTCACCTACCCCGACACCGGCATTTGGCACCCCCTTGCACCGCAAATGTTTGAGGATCTCAAAGAGTACCTCAACTGGTTCAACAGTCGTCGCGACATTGGTGCCGATCTCAAAGACCCCCTCGTGCCCACCATTGGCCTGCTGTTGCAGCGTACCCACCTTGTTACCGGTGATGACGCCCACTATGTCGCCATTGTGCAAGAATTTGAATCCCAAGGCGCACGGGTGATTCCCGTCTTCTCTGGCGGACTGGACTTTTCGACACCGCTGGAAAAATTCTTCTATGATCCCATCAACCCTGAAAAACCCGTTGTTGACACCGTCGTTTCCCTCACGGGATTTGCCCTTGTGGGGGGGCCTGCCAAGCAGGATCATGCCAAAGCTGTGGCGGCACTGAAAAAACTCAACCGTCCCTACATGGTAGCACTGCCCTTGGTGTTTCAAACCACTGAGGAATGGGAGGAAAGTGATCTGGGGCTGCACCCGATTCAAGTGGCGCTGCAAATTGCTCTACCGGAACTGGATGGTGCCATTGAGCCAATTATTCTTTCCGGTCGCGATGGCATGACCGGTAAGGCGATCGCCCTCCAAGACCGCGTCGAAATGATTGTGCAGCGGGCACTGAAGTGGGCGAATCTGCGCCGCAAACCCAAGGTGCAAAAGAAAGTCGCCATCACCATCTTTAGCTTCCCGCCGGATAAAGGCAACGTCGGTACGGCTGCCTACTTGGATGTCTTTGGCTCCATCTACAAAGTCATGGAAGCCCTGAAAAACAACGGCTATGACGTGCAGGACATGCCCGAGAGTGCCGAAGCCCTGATGCAGGAAATCCTCCACGATGCCCGTGCCCAAGTGGGGAGTCCCGAACTCAACATTGCCTACCGCATGAGCGTGCCGGAATACGAGCGCCTCACCCCCTACGCCAAGCGCCTCGAAGAAAACTGGGGCAAACCGCCGGGGCACCTCAACAGTGACGGCCAAAACCTGCTTATCTACGGCAAAACCTACGGCAACGTCTTTATTGGCGTGCAGCCCACCTTTGGCTACGAAGGAGATCCAATGCGGCTGCTCTTTTCTCGCTCCGCCAGTCCCCACCACGGCTTTGCTGCCTACTACACCTTCCTCAATCACATTTGGCAGGCGGATGCGGTGCTCCACTTTGGCACCCATGGCTCCTTGGAGTTCATGCCGGGTAAACAGATGGGGATGTCTGGGGATTGCTACCCCGATAATCTCATTGGCTGTATTCCCAACCTCTACTACTACGCCGCCAATAACCCCTCCGAGGCCACCATTGCCAAGCGCCGCAGCTACGCCAACACCATTAGCTACCTCACCCCACCGGCGGAAAATGCCGGTCTCTACAAAGGGCTGCGGGAACTCAGCGATCTCATTGGCTCCTACCAAACCCTGAAAGATAGCGGTCGGGGGGTTCAGATTGTCAACACGATCATGGACAAGTGCCGCATGGTGAATCTCGATCAGGATGTGGCTCTTCCCGATAAGGACGCGGCAGATCTCAGTGCCGAGGAGCGCGATACCCTCGTGGGCAAGGTCTATATCAAGCTAATGGAGATTGAAAGCCGCCTCTTGCCCTGTGGCCTGCACGTGATTGGCAAACCACCGACAACGGAAGAAGCAGTGGCCACATTGGTGAATATTGCCAGCTTGGATCGCTCTGAGGACGGCATTAAGAGCTTGCCCCGGCTCATTGCCGAGAGCCTAGGGCGAGACATTGACGAAATCTATCAAAATAGCGATCGCGGGGTACTCGCGGATGTCGAACTGCTGCGCCAGATTAATGAGGCCACCCGCGCTGCCGTCAGTGCCCTCGTCCAAGCCCAAGCCGATGCCGATGGTCGTGTGTCGCGGGTCTCGAAGCTGAACTTCTTTAACATGGGGCGCAAAGAGCCGTGGATTGAATCCCTCCATGGCGCGGGCTATACCCAAGTCGATGCCGCTGCCCTCAAGCCCCTGATGGAATACCTCGAATTCTGTTTGCAGCAGATTGTGGCTGACAACGAACTGGGGGCACTGCTGCAAGCCCTAGAAGGGGAATATATCCTCCCCGGTCCCGGTGGCGATCCGATTCGTAACCCCGATGTCCTACCCACCGGGAAAAATATCCACGCCTTGGATCCCCAAGCCATTCCCACCGCAGCGGCCGTGCAGTCCGCCAAAGTTGTGGTCGATCGCCTCCTAGCGCGGCAAAAAGCGGAAAACAACAACCAATGGCCAGAAACGATTGCCATGGTGCTCTGGGGCACAGACAATATCAAAACCTATGGCGAGTCCCTTGCCCAAGTGTTGTGGCTCGTGGGTGCTCGGCCTTTGCCGGATTCCTTGGGGCGGGTCAACAAGGTGGAACTCATCCCCCTAGAGGAGCTGGGGCGACCCCGCATTGATGTTGTCGTCAACTGTTCTGGGGTCTTCCGCGATCTCTTTATCAACCAGATGGCGCTCATTGACCGTGCCATCAAGATGGCTGCCGAAGCCGATGAACCCCTTGAGCTGAACTTTATCCGCAAGCACGCCCTGCAACAGGCCTCAGAATTGGGGATTGACCTGCGCCAGGCGGCCACACGGGTCTTTACCAATGCCTCCGGCTCCTACGCAGCCAATGTCAACCTAGCGGTGGAAAATAGCTCTTGGGAACAGGAGTCAGAACTTCAGGATATGTACCTTTCCCGCAAGTCCTTTGCCTTCTCGGCTGATTCACCGGGGACAATGCAGCAGGCGCGGGAACTCTTTGAAACGGCTCTCAAAACGGTGGATGTGACATTCCAAAACCTCGACTCCTCAGAAATCAGCCTCACCGATGTCAGCCACTACTTTGACTCGGATCCGACCAAGCTGGTGGCGGCACTGCGCGGCGATGGCAAACAACCCAAGGCCTATATTGCCGATACCACCACAGCCAATGCTCAAGTGCGTACCCTCTCGGAAACCGTTCGCCTCGACAGCCGTACCAAGCTCCTAAATCCCAAGTGGTATGAAGGAATGCTCTCCCACGGCTACGAAGGGGTGCGCGAGATCTCGAAACGGCTCGTGAATACGATGGGCTGGTCGGCGACGGCAGGGGCTGTGGATAACTGGGTCTATGAGGAGGCGAATGCCACATTTATTCTCGATGAGCAGATGCGGCAGCGGCTTCTGAATACCAACCCCCACTCCTTCCGCAAAATGGTCAGCACCTTCCTCGAACTCCATGGGCGCGGCTACTGGGAGACCAGTGAAGCTAATCTGGAACTGCTGCGGCAACTCTATCAAGAGGTCGAGGACAAGATTGAGGGAGTTGAGTAA
- a CDS encoding homoserine dehydrogenase yields the protein MYHIGLLGLGTVGGGVAQILADPVGRHPLLKELAIAQVGVRDPHKPRAVALDPKLLTTDLESIVTNPEIDIVVEVLGGIEPARSLMLKAIAHGKHIVTANKAVIARHGAEIFDAANAQGVYVMLEAAVAGGIPVIQALKQSLGANRIHSITGILNGTTNYILTRMQQEQGEFAPILADAQRLGYAEADPSADIEGWDAADKIAILASLAFGGRIRREEVYCEGIRGITAVDIAYAEKLGFRIKLLAIARQLSGQPLEVRVHPTLVPLEHPLAGVNGVFNAILLEAEPLGQVMFYGPGAGAGATASAVVADLINIAALLPQGRASHPLLTCQHDQFVPLLPMTEVDSRFYARVHAQDHPGVLGKLGTCFGNHNVSLESLVQIGSHNELAEIVIVTHHVREGEFRQAMAEIAQMADIEAVPSILRVLGTS from the coding sequence ATGTATCACATTGGTTTACTGGGGTTGGGCACTGTCGGTGGTGGTGTTGCCCAAATTCTTGCGGATCCAGTGGGGCGCCATCCCCTACTCAAGGAACTGGCGATCGCCCAAGTAGGGGTACGGGATCCCCATAAGCCTCGTGCCGTTGCCCTTGATCCGAAACTCCTGACAACAGACTTAGAAAGCATTGTGACTAATCCTGAGATTGACATTGTTGTCGAAGTCTTGGGCGGCATTGAACCGGCGCGATCGCTGATGCTTAAGGCCATTGCCCATGGCAAGCACATTGTGACCGCCAACAAGGCCGTCATTGCCCGTCATGGCGCGGAAATTTTTGACGCCGCCAATGCTCAAGGGGTCTATGTGATGCTGGAGGCGGCTGTCGCTGGTGGCATTCCCGTCATTCAAGCCCTGAAACAAAGTCTGGGGGCAAATCGCATCCACAGCATTACGGGAATTCTCAATGGCACCACCAACTATATCCTGACCCGCATGCAGCAGGAGCAGGGGGAGTTTGCTCCCATCCTCGCCGATGCCCAACGCCTAGGGTATGCCGAAGCCGATCCCAGTGCTGACATTGAGGGGTGGGATGCGGCCGACAAAATTGCCATCCTTGCCAGCCTTGCCTTTGGGGGGCGAATTCGCCGCGAGGAAGTATATTGCGAGGGCATTCGTGGAATCACGGCCGTGGATATTGCCTATGCCGAGAAGCTGGGGTTTCGCATTAAACTGCTGGCGATCGCCCGCCAACTCAGCGGTCAGCCCTTAGAGGTGCGTGTTCACCCCACACTGGTGCCCCTTGAACATCCTTTGGCTGGCGTAAATGGGGTTTTTAATGCCATCCTCTTGGAGGCAGAGCCGTTGGGACAGGTGATGTTCTATGGTCCAGGGGCGGGTGCCGGCGCCACCGCCAGTGCCGTGGTTGCGGATTTAATCAACATTGCGGCACTGTTACCCCAAGGACGCGCCAGTCATCCCCTACTCACCTGCCAGCACGATCAGTTCGTCCCGCTGCTGCCCATGACAGAGGTGGATAGTCGCTTCTATGCCCGTGTCCATGCCCAAGATCATCCGGGGGTACTGGGGAAACTCGGCACCTGCTTTGGTAACCATAACGTTAGTCTAGAATCCTTGGTTCAAATTGGCAGCCACAACGAGCTGGCAGAAATTGTCATTGTCACCCACCATGTGCGTGAAGGGGAGTTTCGCCAAGCGATGGCCGAGATTGCCCAAATGGCGGATATTGAGGCTGTACCCTCGATTTTGCGGGTATTGGGTACCTCCTAG
- the cysT gene encoding sulfate ABC transporter permease subunit CysT, which yields MPPAFASQKSRWQFPWVWRITVFYLLVMLAVPIAALLSRASSAGPLHFWQVATRPIALSAYEVTFVTALLTALINGVFGTLIAWVLVRYSFPGKRFFDAVVDLPFALPTAVAGLTLATVYSENGWIGSLFTPLGIKIAFSRWGVAVAMLFISLPFVIRTVQPVLTEMEKEVEEAAWSLGASHTQTFWRVILPPLMPAILTGVALGFSRAVGEFGSIVIISSNTPFRDLIAAVLVFQSLEQYDYEAATIIGTVMLLVSLGILFVINLLQAWGRRYAKC from the coding sequence ATGCCACCCGCCTTTGCTTCCCAAAAATCTCGCTGGCAGTTCCCTTGGGTCTGGAGAATCACGGTCTTTTACTTACTCGTGATGCTGGCTGTGCCCATTGCTGCCCTCTTGAGCCGTGCCAGTAGTGCTGGGCCGCTGCATTTTTGGCAGGTGGCAACGCGGCCGATCGCCCTCTCGGCCTACGAAGTCACATTTGTCACTGCTTTACTCACTGCCTTAATTAATGGTGTTTTTGGCACCCTGATTGCTTGGGTTTTAGTGCGCTACTCCTTTCCGGGGAAGCGTTTCTTCGATGCTGTTGTGGATCTCCCCTTTGCACTGCCAACGGCGGTGGCAGGTCTGACCCTAGCTACGGTTTATAGCGAAAATGGTTGGATTGGCAGTTTATTCACCCCTTTGGGAATCAAAATAGCCTTTAGCCGTTGGGGGGTAGCGGTGGCCATGCTCTTTATTTCCCTGCCCTTTGTCATTCGCACGGTGCAACCGGTGCTGACAGAGATGGAAAAAGAGGTGGAGGAGGCAGCTTGGTCGTTGGGCGCCAGTCATACCCAAACGTTTTGGCGAGTGATTTTGCCGCCGTTGATGCCTGCCATTCTCACGGGGGTTGCCTTGGGGTTTTCGCGGGCGGTGGGGGAATTTGGCTCGATTGTCATTATTTCCTCCAACACCCCCTTTCGGGACTTGATTGCCGCGGTGCTGGTGTTTCAGAGCTTAGAGCAGTATGACTATGAGGCAGCAACCATTATTGGTACGGTGATGCTCTTGGTGTCCTTGGGAATTTTATTTGTGATCAACCTACTGCAAGCGTGGGGACGTCGCTATGCGAAGTGTTAA
- a CDS encoding sulfate ABC transporter substrate-binding protein, which produces MVLFLLGLGLSSLTGACQFQATLPDGRPAQVNLTLSSFAVTKKAHEAIMPLFAAQWEREHQQKVRFRTSYGPSGSQSRAVIDGLEADIVHLSLGLDVDRIAQAGLIRRDWASQAPHNSIVTTSVCALITRGGNPKNLQTWQDLTREGVTFVTANPKTSGAARWNFLALWGSVTQTGGTPQQAQAFVTEAFRHVAALPRDGREATDAFLKQGQGDALINYENEVILARQKGKTLSYKIPEANILIENPVAIVDKYADKHGTREVAEAYIHFLYTPEAQEIFARYGFRPVDPTVLAAHAQEFPPVPTLFTVADLGGWETVQAQFFANGALFDQIQQENQA; this is translated from the coding sequence TTGGTACTTTTCTTGCTTGGACTCGGTCTGAGTAGTCTCACGGGGGCTTGTCAATTTCAGGCCACCCTGCCCGATGGTCGCCCTGCTCAAGTCAACCTAACCCTTTCCTCCTTTGCTGTGACCAAAAAAGCCCACGAGGCTATTATGCCCTTGTTTGCAGCCCAGTGGGAACGGGAACATCAACAAAAGGTTCGCTTTCGCACCAGCTATGGCCCCTCTGGGAGTCAGTCACGGGCAGTGATTGATGGCTTAGAGGCCGATATTGTGCATTTGTCCCTTGGGTTGGATGTGGATCGCATTGCTCAGGCAGGGTTAATTCGTCGAGATTGGGCGAGTCAAGCTCCCCATAACAGCATTGTCACCACATCGGTCTGTGCCCTGATTACCCGTGGGGGGAATCCCAAAAATCTGCAAACATGGCAGGATCTCACTCGTGAGGGGGTGACGTTTGTCACTGCCAATCCCAAAACCTCTGGGGCAGCCCGCTGGAATTTCCTTGCCCTATGGGGATCGGTGACCCAAACCGGGGGAACCCCTCAGCAAGCCCAAGCCTTTGTGACAGAGGCATTTCGCCACGTGGCTGCTCTCCCCCGCGATGGCCGTGAAGCGACCGATGCTTTTTTGAAACAAGGACAGGGGGATGCCCTGATCAACTATGAAAATGAAGTCATTTTGGCACGACAAAAGGGGAAGACCCTGTCGTATAAAATTCCCGAGGCCAATATCCTGATTGAAAACCCAGTCGCGATTGTGGATAAATACGCCGATAAGCACGGTACCCGTGAGGTAGCCGAAGCGTACATTCACTTTCTCTATACCCCTGAAGCCCAAGAAATTTTTGCTCGCTATGGCTTTCGGCCAGTGGATCCAACCGTCCTTGCGGCTCATGCCCAAGAATTTCCACCCGTGCCCACGCTCTTTACCGTGGCCGATCTAGGGGGATGGGAGACCGTGCAAGCCCAATTTTTTGCCAATGGTGCCCTGTTTGATCAAATTCAGCAGGAGAATCAAGCCTGA